From one Danio rerio strain Tuebingen ecotype United States chromosome 19, GRCz12tu, whole genome shotgun sequence genomic stretch:
- the si:dkeyp-46h3.8 gene encoding uncharacterized protein LOC100536640 precursor, with protein sequence MFSLRALLNLLMNCSLSAAIALNLPPVDIEVSPLTKSIVICNGDSAVLKCAYGVLQITAANYGRTSKFDCKGRPAFPPNPNCYFNALAPVSQSCNGLQSCEVFATTDTFTDPCPNMRPYLLVTYYCLPPEIRSSAVCENAIANFKCEDGSLIHIHTANYGRTDSSTCAAGRPASQTAKTNCYALNSQTLVANACEGKNSCSISASNGVFSDPCYGTYKYLYTAYSCVPQSYWS encoded by the exons ATGTTTTCTCTCAGGGCCTTACTCAACT TGCTCATGAACTGTAGCCTATCTGCAGCTATTGCATTAAATCTACCCCCTGTGGATATTGAAGTGTCGCCATTAActa AAAGCATAGTGATTTGTAATGGTGACAGTGCGGTCTTGAAATGCG CATATGGTGTGCTTCAGATAACTGCTGCGAACTATGGACGTACtagtaaatttgactgtaaaggGCGTCCAGCCTTTCCCCCTAACCCCAACTGCTACTTCAACGCACTGGCTCCTGTTTCACAAAG CTGCAATGGGCTGCAAAGTTGTGAAGTTTTTGCTACAACTGATACCTTCACTGATCCCTGCCCTAATATGCGCCCATACCTTTTAGTCACCTACTACTGCCTCCCACCTGAAATCC GTTCAAGTGCAGTCTGTGAAAATGCCATTGCTAACTTCAAATGTG AGGATGGATCTCTCATACACATCCATACTGCTAACTACGGGCGAACTGATagcagcacatgtgctgctgGACGACCTGCTTCTCAAACTGCCAAAACCAACTGCTATGCCCTAAATTCACAGACACTGGTTGCTAATGC ATGTGAAGGGAAGAACAGCTGCTCCATTTCAGCCTCCAATGGGGTCTTCTCAGATCCATGTTATGGCACATACAAGTACCTGTACACCGCATACTCCTGCGTGCCTCAGT cttATTGGAGCTAA